Proteins encoded within one genomic window of Gadus macrocephalus chromosome 16, ASM3116895v1:
- the wsb1 gene encoding WD repeat and SOCS box-containing protein 1: MASFPGSLNEQDIGKAKFIGELSVPVAPFDQKSGRETWTVAFAPDGSYFAWSQGHRIVRLVPWSKCLTKFSTSHSSEGTNPAGGHQDGDECRVPPAADEPCNHTIDCGDIVWGLAFGSSVPEKQSRCVNIEWHRFKFGQDQLLLATGLNNGRIKIWDVYTGKLLLNLMDHTDIVRDLTFAPDGSLMLVSASRDKTLRVWDLKDDGNMVKVLRGHQSWVYCSAFSPDSSTLCSVGAGKAVFLWNMDDYSLVRKLEGHHNDVVSCEFSPDGALLVTASYDTRVIVWDPYKGTILLEQGHLFPPPSPIFAGGANDRWVRSVSFCHDGRHIASIADDRLLRFWSIEEKAPQAIAGLASGLSCAFSTDGTVLAAGTRDGSVLFWACPRSTPPLQHLCRMALRRLMSTQQVEALVIPTPLCDYLAYRVL; the protein is encoded by the exons ATGGCAAGCTTCCCGGGCTCTCTAAACGAACAGGACATAG GTAAGGCCAAGTTCATCGGTGAGCTGTCAGTGCCTGTAGCTCCCTTTGACCAGAAGTCTGGACGGGAAACCTGGACTGTAGCCTTTGCACCGGATGGCTCCTACTTTGCCTGGTCTCAAGGGCATCGCATCGTGAGGCTGGTTCCCTGGTCCAAATGTCTCACAAAATT CTCCACGTCCCACTCTAGTGAAGGTACCAACCCAGCAGGGGGCCACCAGGACGGGGATGAATGCCGCGTTCCCCCGGCAGCAGACGAGCCCTGCAACCACACCATTGACTGCGGGGACATCGTCTGGGGGCTGGCCTTCGGGTCATCGGTGCCAGAGAAGCAGAGCCGCTGCGTGAACATCGAGTGGCACCGCTTCAAGTTCGGCCAGGACCAGCTGCTGCTGGCAACAGGCCTAAACAATGGACGCATCAAGATCTGGGACGTCTACACGG GAAAGCTGTTGCTGAATCTGATGGACCACACTGACATAGTGCGAGACCTGACCTTTGCTCCTGACGGCAGCCTCATGCTAGTCTCTGCATCCCGGGATAAGACTTTACGCGTCTGGGATCTGAAGGATGACG GTAACATGGTGAAGGTTCTGCGGGGGCACCAGAGCTGGGTCTACTGTAGTGCCTTCTCTCCCGACTCATCTACCCTGTGTTCAGTTGGTGCTGGTAAAGCG GTTTTCCTCTGGAACATGGATGACTATTCGCTGGTCCGGAAGCTGGAGGGACACCACAACGACGTGGTGTCCTGTGAGTTCTCCCCCGACGGAGCTCTGCTGGTGACCGCCTCCTACGACACCCGGGTCATTGTGTGGGACCCCTACAAGGGCACCATTCTGCTAGAACAGGG TCATCTCTTTCCCCCACCGTCGCCAATATTCGCTGGTGGTGCCAACGACCGCTGGGTGCGATCTGTCAGTTTCTGCCATGATGGACGACACATCGCCAGTATAGCTGATGACCG ATTGCTGCGGTTCTGGAGCATTGAAGAGAAGGCTCCCCAGGCCATCGCAGGCCTGGCCAGCGGCCTCAGCTGTGCCTTCTCCACTGACGGGACGGTGCTTGCTGCAGG GACCCGTGACGGCAGCGTGCTCTTCTGGGCATGCCCTCGGAGCACGCCCCCCCTGCAGCACCTGTGCCGGATGGCGCTGCGTCGGCTGATGTCCACCCAGCAGGTGGAGGCGCTGGTCATCCCCACGCCGCTCTGCGACTACCTTGCCTACAGAGTCCTCTGA
- the LOC132475186 gene encoding gap junction delta-2 protein, producing the protein MGDWSILGRFLSEVQNHSTVIGKIWLTMLLIFRILLVTLVGDAVYSDEQSKFTCNTQQPGCNNVCYDTFAPVSHLRFWVFQIVLVSTPSIFYIVFVLHKIAKDEKLDVQKGKFIIQAPSKNNYVELGSGCMEGTRVEPIYSPKYMEEWGTKDQEGMEQSLLDEDYAELGEDPTQLSSQVLLIYILHVLLRSVMEITFLVGQYYLFGFEVPHLYRCETYPCPTRTDCFVSRATEKTIFLNFMFSISLGCFVLNIAELHYLGWVYIFRILCSACSTCCTHERDAKGRYSHQNPLLLQLKHSLRGRLVLQTPAPRSQEKAGGLLSHAPAISFETDSTVECTSKRTLEERDKVKLKLANMAKLGRTKKSWL; encoded by the coding sequence ATGGGGGACTGGTCAATACTGGGACGTTTTCTGTCCGAAGTGCAAAACCATTCCACAGTGATAGGGAAGATTTGGCTGACCATGCTGCTCATCTTCCGCATCCTGCTGGTGACCCTGGTGGGAGACGCCGTCTACAGTGACGAGCAGTCCAAGTTCACCTGTAACACCCAGCAGCCCGGATGCAACAACGTCTGTTACGACACCTTTGCACCTGTGTCACATCTGCGTTTCTGGGTTTTTCAGATTGTGCTGGTATCCACTCCATCTATCTTCTACATCGTTTTTGTTCTCCATAAAATTGCCAAGGATGAGAAGCTGGATGTCCAGAAAGGAAAGTTCATAATCCAAGCCCCCTCCAAAAATAACTATGTTGAGCTTGGTAGCGGTTGTATGGAGGGCACCAGGGTGGAGCCCATCTACAGTCCCAAGTACATGGAGGAATGGGGCACAAAAGACCAAGAAGGAATGGAGCAAAGTCTCCTTGACGAGGATTATGCTGAACTTGGTGAAGATCCAACCCAGCTATCGAGCCAAGTCCTACTCATTTACATTCTTCACGTGTTGTTACGTTCTGTTATGGAGATAACCTTTTTGGTTGGCCAGTATTACTTGtttggttttgaagtgcctcACCTGTATCGCTGCGAGACCTATCCCTGCCCAACACGCACTGACTGCTTTGTGTCTCGTGCCACAGAGAAGACTATTTTTCTGAATTTCATGTTTAGTATCAGCCTGGGCTGCTTTGTTCTCAACATCGCCGAGCTTCACTATCTTGGCTGGGTGTACATATTCCGCATCTTGTGCTCAGCTTGTTCTACGTGCTGTACTCATGAGAGGGATGCTAAGGGGCGGTACTCCCACCAGAACCCCTTGCTGCTGCAGCTGAAGCACTCCCTCAGGGGGAGGCTGGTCCTACAGACGCCTGCCCCCAGGAGCCAGGAGAAGGCTGGAGGTCTGCTCAGTCACGCCCCGGCCATCTCCTTTGAGACGGATTCCACCGTGGAATGCACCTCCAAGAGGACTTTAGAGGAGAGGGACAAAGTGAAGCTCAAACTAGCCAACATGGCAAAACTAGGAAGAACTAAGAAGTCCTGGTTATAA